From one Papilio machaon chromosome 16, ilPapMach1.1, whole genome shotgun sequence genomic stretch:
- the LOC106716573 gene encoding uncharacterized protein LOC106716573, protein MPPSTKRKLADESRCCRRLSLFATFCGILSLLMHTYKFVETDVTDKIIDDSAIDNLKASLEKRIDEYISEIGVTKDHRLKREAMLKTSVVQEENTVAPHVEFFNPKMRTELEEKDAAEMKRTGAKGPAPGGDSWVWLTSYSRVPYKVVQGFCKATQDYCPPGVPGPKGPVGNRGPVGPPGVKGERGFPGNPGLDGRDGVPGEPGLDGLSGRNGADGAPGRDGRDGMPGKDGSPGKNGKDGKDGKPGAIGPQGVRGPKGDRGPIGPKGQRGNDGRDGLPGRPGLSIYNYTKEKELFIPPTFSQEHTRVIVREGDTLRISCNPMGRPDPTIEWRRVDGNAIIQGPWRDASVNGHLLNIPNVSRWHTGTYVCMANNGMLPSANQTTDVEIHFSPYIRVPNNIVYVFNKTAKIECEIQAWPEPVLAWEVDGVTLEGPRYRTEVATTGDPWRWVMRLEVPGVRDHDLRQYSCVAKNELNNQTVKGHIRLMYPGPNTNNIVEQPMEYGSRPPPFTSYEELCQVRRCPACPSCHRANLLISTMNATAGFKPRRNTNCQLYAIGKPVYHRYKDELFGAWLRDSNATESQREKLWTTQESDVERLREYRSKASFKADHVDEYHKLQKPFFGNGHIVYSGSFFYQANESGHPGDIIRYDLTQSRIKSVHLPHADGRLYTAQHNQVDFSADDNGLWVIYSIEDSNNTAVAKLNFDPNKDDLNIEYIWNISLNHKQVGEMFIVCGVLYALDSATERESKVSVAIDLYLSKPLEVSLQFTNPFRKTTQLGYDHIHKELYSWDRGNQLTYPVRYNEMPGP, encoded by the exons ATGCCACCTAGCACGAAACGTAAATTAGCAGATGAATCCCGATGTTGTCGAAGACTGTCTCTCTTTGCAACTTTCTGTGGTATCCTCTCTCTACTAATGCATACGTACAAGTTTGTTGAAACTGATGTTactgataaaattatagatgATAGCgcaattgataatttaaaagcttCATTAGAGAAACGAATAGATGAGTACATTTCAGAAATAGGGGTCACTAAGGACCATAGATTAAAGAGAGAAGCAATGCTG AAAACATCAGTAGTCCAAGAGGAGAACACGGTGGCTCCTCACGTAGAGTTCTTCAACCCGAAGATGCGAACAGAGCTGGAGGAGAAAGACGCGGCAGAAATGAAACGGACGGGTGCGAAGGGCCCTGCACCCGGCGGGGACTCCTGGGTCTGGCTCACCAGTTATTCCAGGGTACCG TATAAGGTGGTGCAGGGTTTCTGTAAAGCGACACAGGATTACTGCCCGCCAGGAGTCCCGGGTCCCAAAGGGCCTGTTGGCAACCGGGGGCCAGTGGGCCCACCGGGAGTAAAAG GTGAACGTGGTTTCCCTGGCAATCCCGGTCTAGACGGAAGAGATGGCGTGCCAGGGGAGCCAGGTCTGGACGGTCTGTCAGGTAGGAACGGAGCGGACGGTGCGCCCGGCAGAGACGGGAGAGATGGCATGCCGGGCAAAGACGGTAGCCCTGGGAAAAACGGAAAGGATGGAAAAGATG GAAAGCCTGGAGCCATCGGACCCCAAGGTGTACGAGGACCTAAAGGCGACCGAGGTCCAATAGGACCTAAAGGACAACGAGGTAACGACGGCCGCGACGGCTTACCTGGCAGGCCTGGCCTCTCCATATACAACTACACCAAGGAAAAGGAACTCTTTATCCCGCCTACTTTCTCAC AGGAGCATACGCGTGTGATAGTCAGAGAAGGTGACACTCTCCGCATCAGCTGCAATCCAATGGGACGACCTGACCCGACTATCGAGTGGCGTAGAGTCGACGGCAATGCTATCATTCAG GGTCCATGGCGTGATGCTTCAGTTAATGGCCACCTGCTGAACATCCCCAACGTGTCTCGCTGGCACACCGGCACCTACGTTTGCATGGCTAACAACGGGATGCTGCCTTCCGCCAACCAGACCACGGATGTTGAGATACATT TCAGTCCATACATCCGTGTGCCCAATAATATTGTCTACGTATTCAACAAGACAGCGAAGATCGAATGCGAG ATTCAAGCATGGCCCGAACCAGTACTCGCATGGGAGGTCGACGGCGTAACCCTCGAGGGTCCGAGGTACCGGACCGAGGTAGCAACCACCGGAGATCCCTGGCGATGGGTGATGCGTCTAGAGGTTCCGGGCGTCAGGGACCATGATCTAAGACAGTACAGCTGCGTAGCCAAGAATGAACTTAATAATCAGACTGTTAAAGGTCACATTCGTTTGATGT ACCCAGGTCCGAACACCAACAACATAGTAGAGCAACCAATGGAGTACGGGTCCCGTCCGCCACCGTTTACGTCATACGAGGAGCTGTGCCAGGTGCGGCGGTGCCCGGCCTGTCCGAGCTGCCACCGCGCCAATCTCCTTATATCTACAATGAACGCCACCGCTGGCTTCAAGCCCAGGAGGAATACCA acTGCCAGCTTTACGCGATCGGCAAACCGGTGTACCATCGATACAAAGACGAACTGTTCGGAGCATGGCTTAGAGATTCTAATGCTACAGAATCACAG AGAGAAAAACTATGGACGACACAGGAGAGCGACGTAGAGCGTCTACGCGAGTACCGCAGCAAGGCCAGCTTCAAAGCCGACCATGTGGATGAATACCATAAGCTGCAGAAACCGTTCTTT GGTAACGGTCACATCGTGTACAGCGGGTCCTTTTTCTACCAAGCGAACGAGTCTGGTCATCCCGGCGACATTATCCGCTACGACCTCACGCAGAGCCGCATCAAGTCCGTACACCTGCCGCACGCAGACGGTCGACTCTACACCGCACAACACAACCAG GTTGACTTCAGTGCTGATGACAACGGACTGTGGGTGATCTATTCCATTGAGGACTCCAACAACACAGCCGTAGCCAAG cTAAACTTCGACCCAAACAAGGACGACCTCAACATCGAATACATTTGGAACATATCTCTCAATCATAAACAG GTTGGTGAAATGTTCATAGTCTGTGGCGTGCTTTACGCATTGGATTCGGCGACAGAGCGGGAAAGCAAGGTCTCAGTTGCTATAGACTTGTACCTCAGCAAGCCGCTAGAGGTCTCTTTACAGTTTACTAACCCATTCCGCAAAACCACGCAGCTAGGATACGACCATATACACAAG GAATTATACTCGTGGGATCGCGGGAATCAACTTACCTATCCAGTCAGATATAACGAAATGCCTGGGCCGtag
- the LOC106716572 gene encoding uncharacterized protein LOC106716572 has protein sequence MDLVPPLASVHACSVQPLDDYESPRAPLLRQVSLDEERPDDCQGHWRGNYIQGDDQERGVRLFRALLLQHLRLEELRPPPCMMVPAKPDHRGWWMYWRDWRSLERAAKRFRETKARAILAARAEHIPLLSLDEVAFEDIMQELCQACSHVENRALVVLAFLCEVCARAVKVGGWCRAADWAARHVAQCATPWANRHGGWSAVVDRAGGTRRDDTTLIAGAAFAALLAFILFCRHRFRYTVL, from the exons ATGGATTTGGTTCCACCCTTAGCGTCGGTACATG CCTGTAGCGTTCAGCCATTAGATGATTACGAATCCCCAAGAGCACCACTTCTTCGACAAGTATCCTTGGATGAAGAACGTCCGGATGACTGTCAAGGTCACTGGAGGGGTAATTACATCCAGGGAGATGACCAAGAGCGGGGGGTGAGATTGTTTAGAGCTTTGCTGCTGCAGCACTTGAGACTTGAGGAGCTGAGACCACCGCCCTGCATGATGGTACCGGCAAAACCTGATCACAG AGGGTGGTGGATGTACTGGCGAGACTGGAGGTCGCTGGAGCGAGCAGCCAAGAGGTTCAGAGAGACTAAGGCGCGGGCTATCCTGGCAGCTAGAGCTGAACACATACCACTGCTGAGTTTAGATGAAGTAGCCTTTGAGGATATCATGCAGGAACTGTGTCAG GCATGTTCTCACGTGGAGAACAGAGCACTGGTGGTACTGGCGTTCCTTTGCGAAGTGTGCGCGCGCGCTGTAAAGGTGGGCGGTTGGTGCCGCGCGGCGGACTGGGCAGCGAGGCACGTCGCACAGTGTGCAACGCCCTGGGCAAATCGACATGGAGGATGG AGCGCAGTAGTTGATCGTGCGGGAGGAACTCGCAGAGATGATACAACTCTGATCGCCGGCGCGGCATTTGCAGCTCTATTGGCGTTCATACTGTTCTGCCGTCATCGTTTCCGTTATACAGTACTTTAA